One genomic segment of Candidatus Cloacimonadota bacterium includes these proteins:
- a CDS encoding T9SS type A sorting domain-containing protein — protein MTGGAHYTGGLMGGVDFNVTGCYWNTQTSGQTSSGAGEGRLTAQMVFPHSDDTYVDWDWEIWAPDTDHVINDGYPYLRACHSNVLVDDPVPPIASSSISAFPQPAFKAPTISIKSESPGKLSYSIYNIRGQKLYSSQIYSDGKKHCFELPAEAWKLLSNGVYLVSLEKERQIIVASKLVVTK, from the coding sequence GTGACAGGAGGAGCTCACTACACCGGCGGCTTGATGGGCGGGGTTGATTTTAACGTAACCGGCTGCTATTGGAACACTCAAACGTCGGGACAAACAAGCAGCGGAGCCGGAGAAGGACGCTTGACGGCGCAGATGGTCTTTCCGCACAGCGACGACACATACGTGGATTGGGACTGGGAAATCTGGGCGCCGGACACAGACCATGTCATAAACGATGGCTATCCCTACCTGCGAGCCTGCCACAGTAATGTTTTGGTTGACGACCCCGTTCCGCCCATAGCCAGTTCCAGTATCAGTGCTTTTCCACAGCCGGCTTTCAAAGCGCCGACCATATCTATCAAAAGCGAAAGCCCTGGAAAGCTCAGCTACAGCATCTATAATATCCGCGGACAGAAATTATATTCTTCCCAGATTTACAGTGACGGTAAAAAACACTGCTTCGAACTACCCGCAGAAGCCTGGAAGCTGCTTTCCAACGGCGTCTATCTTGTGAGCTTGGAAAAAGAAAGGCAGATAATCGTGGCGTCAAAGCTGGTGGTGACTAAATAG
- a CDS encoding T9SS type A sorting domain-containing protein: GLNEGSIVDCHSKGIVTGEYYVGGLVGSNNYGTIIASWNAGNVLSNRMAGGLVAFNSNGSIQDCHNEGNVSCPSDAGGLVSSSTSLTISNCYNTGNVNCSGYGKTGGLVGYSYLDTITNCYNTGKVTASYSDTGGLLGQVRESTMQACYNTGDVTGADYTGGLAGRYYSLVTLSDCYNTGKVTGAGYTGGLVGQVDSSISNCYNTGNVTGATPTGGLAGSLYSRGTLNNCYNTGKVTGATSTGGLAGSISSNGTASFGNSYNTGEVSGVKWVGGLLGSISNGVTVSNCYSIGTTTGTENAGGLIGRNYLDGGEIIDSYWDIEKSGQTTSEGGEGRLTAQMVFPHGEDTYIGWDWEIWAPDVSHSFNGGYPCLRSFYEFAPDLVNVDLNSFSATIDAANNVELNWQSQNENLMLGYRVFRSVNPDPAAANPLTDELIPATNTSSTQSYSFTDNTVEMGVTYYYWLETVDYFGGNLNGSVSVTVFKEVPDFPDVTTLKNAYPNPFKLGEVTNIEVSIKEGETGTLTIFNAKGQVLKTVSLPQGSHSYRWNGRDSNGSAVGSGIYFYKLNTPSLTQSKKMVILK; the protein is encoded by the coding sequence CGGGAGGTTTGGTGGCGTTTAACTCAAACGGCAGCATCCAAGACTGCCACAACGAGGGAAATGTTTCCTGTCCCAGCGATGCAGGAGGTTTGGTGTCAAGCAGCACATCACTCACGATTTCAAACTGCTATAATACGGGAAACGTTAACTGTTCTGGTTATGGTAAAACGGGTGGCTTGGTGGGATACAGCTATTTGGATACAATCACAAACTGTTACAACACGGGAAAAGTAACTGCCTCCTACAGCGATACAGGTGGTTTGTTGGGACAAGTCCGTGAAAGCACCATGCAGGCCTGTTACAACACTGGAGATGTCACAGGAGCAGACTATACAGGCGGGCTGGCTGGACGATATTATTCGCTGGTTACGCTAAGTGATTGTTACAACACCGGAAAAGTCACGGGAGCAGGCTATACAGGCGGGTTGGTTGGACAGGTCGATTCGAGTATCAGTAATTGTTACAACACAGGAAACGTCACGGGAGCAACTCCCACGGGCGGTCTGGCTGGATCTTTATATTCAAGAGGCACGCTAAACAACTGTTACAATACTGGGAAAGTTACGGGAGCAACTTCTACAGGCGGATTGGCTGGATCGATCTCTTCAAATGGCACGGCCAGTTTTGGTAACAGTTATAACACTGGAGAGGTCTCTGGTGTAAAATGGGTCGGCGGATTGCTTGGGTCGATCTCAAATGGCGTTACCGTAAGCAACTGTTACAGCATTGGAACAACCACAGGCACTGAAAACGCAGGTGGTTTGATTGGACGTAATTATCTTGATGGTGGCGAAATCATCGACAGCTATTGGGACATCGAAAAATCCGGACAAACGACCAGCGAGGGCGGCGAAGGGCGTCTCACCGCTCAAATGGTGTTTCCGCATGGCGAAGATACCTATATTGGCTGGGACTGGGAAATTTGGGCTCCTGATGTATCACATTCCTTCAACGGCGGATACCCATGTTTAAGATCTTTTTATGAATTTGCCCCCGACCTTGTTAATGTGGATTTGAACAGCTTTTCCGCCACGATTGATGCGGCAAACAATGTTGAACTGAATTGGCAAAGCCAAAACGAAAATCTGATGCTGGGCTACCGTGTGTTTCGGAGTGTCAATCCCGATCCGGCTGCAGCCAACCCACTTACCGATGAACTTATCCCTGCCACAAACACCTCATCCACACAGAGTTACAGCTTTACCGACAACACCGTGGAGATGGGCGTAACCTATTACTACTGGCTGGAAACTGTCGACTATTTTGGCGGAAATCTCAATGGTTCGGTAAGCGTCACAGTTTTCAAAGAAGTTCCCGATTTCCCTGATGTTACCACCTTGAAAAACGCCTATCCCAATCCGTTCAAGCTTGGTGAGGTCACAAACATCGAAGTATCCATCAAGGAAGGGGAGACCGGAACCCTCACTATTTTCAACGCCAAAGGTCAGGTTTTAAAAACAGTAAGCCTTCCACAAGGCAGCCACAGCTACCGTTGGAACGGTCGCGACAGCAATGGCAGCGCAGTCGGCAGCGGCATATATTTCTACAAGCTGAACACTCCCAGCCTGACCCAAAGCAAAAAGATGGTGATTTTAAAATGA